In Elusimicrobiota bacterium, one DNA window encodes the following:
- a CDS encoding flagellar hook-basal body protein: MIRGIQANAQAMNALMLQQDVEAHNLANQNTTGFKRDQVRFELFSQILRGQETLAPKPVVTTERTQGALTRTDNPLDLALQGSGWFSVETPEGVRYTRDGSFKWDAAGRLVDAEGHPVQGASGVLKLDPEAPGAVMVGRDGTLTAGSTPLGRLKITHFAPDAPLQRVGGGRYAAGDTPAVGGTSEVWQGYLESSTVNPVEGMAEMMSTLRLFEANQKAFRIQDESLSRALQELAR, translated from the coding sequence ATGATTCGAGGCATCCAAGCGAACGCCCAGGCCATGAACGCCCTCATGCTTCAACAGGACGTGGAAGCCCACAATTTGGCCAACCAAAACACCACCGGTTTTAAAAGGGACCAGGTGCGCTTTGAACTTTTCAGTCAAATTCTTCGGGGGCAGGAGACCCTTGCGCCCAAGCCGGTGGTCACCACGGAACGCACCCAGGGCGCCTTAACGCGAACCGACAATCCCCTGGATCTGGCTCTGCAGGGATCCGGTTGGTTCTCGGTGGAAACCCCGGAAGGCGTCCGTTACACCCGGGATGGCTCCTTTAAATGGGACGCGGCCGGCCGCTTGGTGGACGCCGAAGGCCACCCGGTGCAAGGGGCCTCCGGCGTTTTAAAACTGGATCCAGAGGCCCCGGGCGCGGTGATGGTGGGCCGCGACGGGACCTTGACCGCCGGATCCACTCCCCTGGGCCGGCTTAAAATCACCCATTTCGCTCCCGACGCGCCCCTTCAACGGGTGGGCGGGGGCCGTTACGCCGCCGGCGACACGCCCGCCGTCGGCGGGACCAGCGAAGTCTGGCAAGGTTATTTGGAATCCTCCACGGTCAATCCCGTCGAGGGGATGGCGGAGATGATGAGCACCTTGCGGCTGTTTGAAGCCAACCAGAAGGCCTTCCGGATTCAGGACGAATCCCTGAGCCGGGCCCTTCAGGAATTGGCGCGATAA